The window gacaatttgcatattagtcttttattatataggatattcaacatcactaattattagggaaatgcaaatcaaaaccacaaagaatagctattagcaaaaataaattatatactagtggcctggtgcacaaaaatccgTGGCTTTGCTGTCTGTATGGCTGCAGTGAGCAAGCCCAGCTGCCATCAGGGTGCTGGGCCATTTCTGGGCTTCAGCTTACGGAGGCGGAGTCCTCACAGGACAGGACTCTTCATGCCCACAGGGGGATCGCAGCGACCAAGACTTGTAGAAAGATGAACACCATATGGTGTTGCTTGGCTGCTCTCTGGAGGTCAGGAAAGCATGGCTGGCCCTGGTTCTTGTCTCTGGATGGAGAAGGAGGGGTTGGGGATGTACTGGTCCACAAGGAGGCTAGCACAGactgaggaggaagaagaggaagggcaCCTGGGCAATACAGCTGTGGGGCTGTTTGCTGAGCCCCATGAAGGATATCTCTGCCGAAGTGCCCTCTGCCTGCCCAGTGGGTTCCCTCTGGGTggtcaccagcagcagcagcattattGGGTGAGTGTGGAGGACACATGGCCCCAAGTGTTCCCTCTGGATGTCGGCAGCAGCGGCATTATTGGGAGAATGTGGAACATATGGTCCATGTGTTCCCTCTTagtgtcagcagcagcagcattattGGGTGAGTGTGGAACACACGTGGCCCAGGGGTTCCCTCTGggtgtcagcagcagcagcattattGGGTAAGTGTGGAACACACGTGGCCCAGGGGTTCCCTCTGAGTGTCAGTGGCAGAGGCATTTTTGGAACACTTGCAGGCTGTGCTTTCCTTCTGAACCAGCAGGCTGACTTGCTTAGTACAGAATGTGTGGAAGCGAATACCCAATGAGGAGCAGGAATAGGGAACCTGTGTTTATGGAAGCAGTTTGTGGTGCGATGGTGCCTCAGGCTATGCTTCTGCTTCAGTCAGAGGGTGGGGCAATATCAGAACCAGAGTCGTGGGTATTTCCCACTGTGGAGGAGGGTGTTTAATGGCCAGAGCTTGGGCTTATGTCATTAGCTTCCCTGGAAATAACCCCCCACTCCCTGCAACACACCAAAGCAGTAGTGAGCACGCCTGCCTCCTGGCTTTTCTTGGAAAAGGCATTTCTAGGAATGCTGCCTGGCTTGGCCTCATGCCTAAAGTGTCATGAGTCAAGTTTCCTGGCAGGGCTCTGAGCAGGCACTTTGTTGGCATCGTTGCGCCCCTGGGCCAGGCACTCTGGGCTCTGCAGGGTGCACAGGAGCCCTCATGGGCTCGTTTGCCTTGCACTGGATGCAGTTAGAGCTGGAGGAGTCAGGTTCTTGTGGGGGCAGAGTGAGGGCCCGTCCTCGGCCCCTCAGTTCCTTTACACACTGTCTCTAGGCCATGGCAAGCTTAGATTTGCCCTCCtgaccacacccacaccccccacctctTATTCTGAGATGTGACAAGGCTGCTCTTGAACCCAGATACACTCCACAGTGCTTAAGACCTAGGTTCCATTGTGCACATAGTTTGGGATGTGCAAGTATAAAAACTGGACGTAAGATGTTCCCACTCCGAAATTTCAGCAAAACGATTCGTGTGTCATCTTTGCAAGATCTTGGTGATTGCCACAGCACCCACCCTGTCCCCAGACAGCAAGGCCTGCCCGCCTGGTGGAGCACTGTTAGCTCCTGTGTCACTGGATGCTTTTGCAGTGCTCCCAGGCAGCCTGTGGTTTATGCACTAAGGCAGTTGTCATTTATTCCTAGGTGTGCTCTTCTCTTTTTGGTTGCCTTCTTCTTCCCTGCTATCTTATCCCGGATGCAGCTCTCCCACAAAGGATAGGCTGTACcacaggctgtggcctgggaggctTTTCCAGATCCCCTGGATGTCCTAGTGTGGCTGGCCTGGTGACAAAGGCATGCACACTCTAGCTGCACCCTTGGCCACTAGCCTCTAGTCAGGGGTGGGCCTGGCTTCTGGGCCGGCTGTCCGGCTCGGATATACAGTCAGACCCACTTACCCCTGTCCCGTCTCCCCACTGCAGTGGCCTCCAGAGGAGGACAGGTCACACTGTGTAAACCATGAAGCCGATTGCAGACAGCAGCCTATAGCCACTCCTAAGCCAGAAGAGTTGGCTCCATGTGTTTAAAACTGTTGAATTAGTTGCTGATATCAGGAAGATTGTATTGATTGTAGGTAATAGAATATCTGATTGACAGTGTTTTAAGTTATAAAGACATTTATTACTTAACTCCTTGACCCAGAAGTCTGAAAATGAATGCTCCCAGGCCTAGGCAGCAACACCTTGGTGTCCCCCTATCCATCCTGCTACCCCTCCACTCGGAGGCCTGTCACCTGTGGTCCCAGGCATCTGATGCAGCTCCAGGCAGAGTGCTCACTTCCAGTGCCTTGGCAGGAAGCCTAGGGCAGAGATAGCTTTCCTTTCATCAGAAGGAAAACTTTCCCAGAAATCCCCACCACAAGCTTTCCCTTCACTTCTCAGGCCAGAACTGAAGAGAATAGGGGATTCTGAAGACTGAGCTTGCTGCTGCCCCAGTGAAGTCAGTGCAGCCGAACATGCTCCGCCACCTGCAGAGCCAGAGGGtttccctgcctgctccccatcGCTGGGTTTGAGAAATGGGAGACTGAGCACCGAACCCTCACCTGCTTGCAGCACCTGGCCTTCGGGCTGGGCTCACCCCGTGCTTACACCCCTCCACACAGTTTCATGGCTCCACACCCCGCCTAAGGACTCTCAGCACTAACACTCAGATGTCAGGATCCCATCAGGAATCTTTTCTTGCCCACTTTACACCAAGCCAGTCTTTGGGAGTAGAGTTGCAATGCCCTGAGTCACTTTGCAGATTTATGCCTGTCCCAGAACAGCTAGGCACCTGAACTTAACACTACAGAACTTCTCTGCAGTCAGTGCCTGTGGCGATCATCGCATCGCACCTGGATTTCCCATTCTGACTAGACACATGGAAGCAAAGCTGAGAGTCAGAAGTGAGGGTCGTGGATTATTGTCCTAGAGAACTTCAGAATCCATGGAGCATGTTGACATGTAAAACATTATTCCCACTACAGCAGAGGTTAAGGGGAGCCACGGGGCtttcctgaggccacacagccacTAAGCTACTGAGTGGGTAGGCGTTGGAGCTGCAGTTGTCATTTCCACACAGCTCTCCTGTCACACAGACAGGACAGGAGGAGGCCGGTGTGGAAGACTTACTGGTTGTTCAGAGTGTCAGAAGTAAACTAGCTTTTCGGACTTAGGGAGCCTGCATAACATGGGCACCTTCCTCACCAAAGTGGCTGTAGGGTTGCCGGTGTGCTGCCGAGCATCAGGGGGCCAGACTGACCGTGGGCTGGGCACAAGCCACCCACCATGACCACCAGTCAGTGGCAGTAGACAAATTCCAAGCAGCCCAGACGTGGGCAGCCCCCAGGCCTCAGCTCCCCAGGCCTCGGGGCGTGTGATGGGCGCTGACACGCAGGCAGCTCTGCCCGACAGTGTGGCTGGGAAGCTGAGTGGCCGAGACCTTCTAACAAACCTCAGGTGGACTTTTTACCAtgtgttgagtaaatgaatgtcacttctctctttttctcccctcaGGACAAGACATTTCAAAGAAAGTATTAAATTCATTCACGAGTGCCGGCTCCGGGGAGAGGGCTGTCTTGTCCACTGGTATGTATGCCTCTTGCCTGAAAGCCGTTCAGCTTGGTCGATTCTCAGGGCTCCCCTGTGTGCAGTTAATTATTTCATCTCCTAATGGTTTTTTTCTTCCCTCGAAACCTCAGACACACACCCCACTTGAGTCTCCTCTTTGTTCAACACGGTTGGCCTTCGTTGAGAGAGAACCCTAAACAGGTTTTTCATCTTCACAGGTAGGACTTCTGTAGGGACTGTCAGGCCCCTGGACAGCAGAGCCTTTGTGGCCAACCTCTGCCATTCTGTCAGAGCAGCCTCCATGGAGGGCACAGACTGTAGGTTTGTTCCTGAGCCCTCAGGGTCTTTCAGAGCACAGTTCCTTCCGCAGAGCTGTGATTGCGTGTGTGGTGGTAGCACCGCATCACTGTAGTACTGCGTCACCGTAGCACCAGAGTGGCGGCTCTCTCTCCATCTAGGTTGGGACTTTGTGTGTGTTTGGCTTtgaaaggatctgaatagacttAGAATTAAGCAGTTACATGCATCTGTGCCCCTCGATTCGGCTGTCCTCTGGGTGTGGGTGTAGgtacacatacatgtacatgcATGTATACATGCACTGCAGAGGAAGGGACGGACAGGTGGAGCTGAAGGACAGCACACGGAGCCTGGTGCAGAGTGAGCTCTCCGAGTGTCGGCTCTCACTTCACTCCCTCATTCTTCTGTCTTCCTCTGGCAGCATCACTGACCTGTATGGGAGCCAGCAGCCAAAGTCTGGAGCCATGCTCAGTGTCAGAGTGCAGGCCGAGTACCTGCCTCTCTGCCTTGAATGAGGCTCAATGTTGGCCAGCAGCTCGAGTCCCTGTTGCAGTGAAGCTCTCTGGAAATACACTGGCGCCACTGGGCGTGCCACTGCCGAAGTGGGGGGCAgccctggtggcagagggtgTCCAGTGCACAGTGTCCACAGGGGTCATTCATGAGAACTGTCATTTGTCCTAAGGGCCAGGGACCCGTCATGGGGGAGCAGAAACATAGATAGTTTGATTGCTTAAAAAGGGTGTTCTGCAGTTGTATAAAGTTCTTGAAATAGAgtgcttatttattttacttttaaaaagagtaGGACATGTTATAAATACAAATGGTGGGTTTTGTAGCATTGTTTGCCTTTTCATTAAAGCTCTTTGGGGCcacagctggtttggctcagtggataaagcgtcagcctacagactgaagggtcccaggtttgattcctgtcaagggcacatgactgggttgcaggcttgatccccacccagtagggggtgtataggaggcagccagtcaatgattctctctcatcattgatgtttctacctctctctccctctcccttcctctctaaaatatatgtgtgtgtgtgtgtgtgtgtttgtgtgtgtgtatcacttaGGGAGTGCAGTTGGAGCCATTTAAAGGGCAGTTTTGAACTCCTTTCTCTACCTGGAATTCTAGGGTTCCAGGTTGCAGCTCAagaagatgtattttttaaaatatatatattttattttattgatttttttacagagaggaagcgggaggaatagagagctagaaacatcgatgagaaacatcgaccagctgcctcctgcacactccccactggggatgtgcccgcaaccaaggcacatgcccttgaccggaattgaacctgggacccttcagtccacaggccgacactgtatccactgagccaaactggttagggcgagaagatgtattttttaaaagctttcattATTTCTGAGATAAAGCCTTACGGAAGAGACATCACATCAAAGTGGTTTATTAGTGTTATTACCATAttgataatattatttatatttaactatCTGTAGGTCTCATAGTCTAGGAATTTGTATTTCATACAGCTGTGCAAATCTGAATATAGGCTTTTCTCAAAATGAGAAATGTGCTAAACTTCCCCATCAGAAACCGTTACTAGAACACTCCAAATCTGACGCAGCACAGCCTTTCCTTGACCACCTTACTTTGCATATGCATTTACAATAGGTCCCCTACTCAGCCTGCTAAAGACACGTAATCCTTACTGCCCGCAGAGCATACACCATGGCTGAATTTCagagcacgtgtgtgtgtgctctCAGGTCCTCTGCCTGGTTGTGTCCATGGTTGAGGGATTTCCAGGTAGCATATTGGCTTGCTGTCCACTCGCAATCCAAGGCAGGAAGACTCTAGAATCAGGTCCATAGAGTACTTGCTCCAAATGGATCAGAAGGTAGACTGCAGACCCTAAACCTTCCTTGCCCACGGGCCATTCTCTTGGCCCCACAGCCTGGCCGGTGTCTCCAGGAGTGTGACTCTGGTGATCGCGTACATCATGACCGTCACTGACTTTGGCTGGGAAGATGCCCTGCACACTGTGCGTGCAGGCAGGTCCTGTGCCAACCCCAACCTGGGCTTCCAGAGACAGCTCCAGGAATTTGAGAAGCATGAAGTCCATGAGGTAACTGTGCTCCAGGGACTCGGGAGGTACGCAGCACACCCTGGGAAGGTGCCTGTCTTTCCACACACCCCTGGAAGCATGGAGGTTGAAGTTGGAGAGGCCCACAGAGGACATCTGGTCCAAGGACACCTTACTTGAACCCCACATGAAGTCCTCCCTGGCCCCTTGTTCACCAGCCATAGCCACAGGATATCACCCTTTACCATCTTCCTTGGGCCCCGTGTGCTTCATTTCTCTCCCTGGGGGTCAAGTACTGTTTTCTGGGTTTGGCTGACATTCATGTCCTCAAGCCAAAACCTGAAGAAGCAGTAATTTCTCTTCTTTGACACTGCCTGGCCAACCACAGAGCTGTGACTGCCCATGCCCATGTATTTGCCAGTTTGTATGTAACACATAAAAGTCTTACATGCATGCCGGTGTGTGTGTGacgtttgcttttcttttcaacTCCTTCAGTACCGGCAGTGGCTGAAGGAGGAGTATGGAGAGAGCCCTTTGAGGGATGCAGAAGAAGCCAGGAACATTCTGGGTAAATATAAAGAGCAGGGGCGCACGGAGGCCCCGCCCAGCgcctggagggagagcagcttTCAGGCCCTGCCTCCTCTGGCCTACAGCAAGTACCCTACGGAGACCTAACACTGCGACCTGGTGCCTGCCTTTCCGCCAGGCGACCTGGTGTGTGGGGTGCCACCTCACCTcggaggacaggaggggaggcTGGCGAAGAAAGTGGATCCAGGCTCCTATCCAGGACCTCCCCAGCCCTGTCTCAGGCCCTTCCACTCTGTCTTCCCAAAATTTCTGCACTGTCTGGAGGCTGCTCGCTGCCCACAGTGTCACTTGCCTCTGAGGGTCAgtttgcacgtgtgtgtgtgtgtgtgtgtgtgtctctgcatGCGTCTGTTTGCATGTGTGAGCGTGTGAACAGTGACGAGCACTCTCAGTCCACACTGCCAGCTGCTaccaccccctttccctttgcCCAGCGCTCCAAGTGAGGGCTTTCCTGTCAGCATCTGCAGTGCTGTGCAGCCAGAAGCAGCCCTTGTCTGTGAACACGCACTGAGAACTTAGGCAGTGGCTGAAGGCAGCCGCCCCCAGAGCGCAGGTGGCCATGTCAGGGCAGCACGTGGCCAGACTCCCTCTGAGATGGCTTCAGGGGCCTTGAAAGGTGGTGGCGGTCAGTGTTCTGACCATTGCCTAGATTTAATGactgccccaggcctgggcttCCTGCTGCCTCAAGTCAGGTCCCCTTGGAGCCCATCATGTCCCCAGGTTCTGTGTGGTATTTGTTCTCTCTGGCACCCACTGCATTTTAGTTCTATGGGGAGCACTACCAATTTAGCCAAAGCTGTATGCTCTGAATGCCctgcctttctcttccctccagcTTCACTGACTCCCAACCActtgctgtctctctctgccAGGGGCCCTTCCAAAGGCTTGCTCGTACCTTTAGGTAGTGGGAAGAAAGAACATTTATTAGGCATTGTAGCagttagcatttaaaaatacaattttaaatgtgCACTTATTGAGCACCTTTGTGTATGCTGTGGATTTGATATTTGATCTCAGCTACCTCattaaatgttttttgaaaaggTGTTTTTTGTGGTTCCAGTCAACTCTGCCTCATAGTTAAAGATGTTCGGTCGTGATTGTTTTCTGAAGCCAAAGGGAAAAGCATCAATGTCACTGAGCTATTTAAAGTTTCTTATTTGGGCTCCAGTAATGCTTTCTGGTGGGTAAAATTCCACATTCAGTCCACAGCCGGCAGGCAGCAGAGCACCTATAGCTGCAGCATGGGCCAGCGGGCATGCCGGCGTGCTGCAAGCATTTCTGTGCCCCAGCCTTTGTACAGCTCCAGTGCTTCAGCGCGCAGAGCCACGGAATGGAAACCCATCCCTGGCTTCTCCCTAAGGAGGTGCTGCACTCTTTCTCTGATGCTGCCACACAAGGAGCCTGAGTAAGAGGTTTCCCATGCTTTAGAGGGTGTGTCACAGGTGAGCTCTTGGGGGATCGGGACAATGACATCTCCCAACTCTACGGGCGTACAGGCCCCAGGTATTCAATAAGAAACGTGGCCATGGACCTCCCACATACAGATGAAATAATTTGCCTATGAAGTACACTTTTCcttaaaccaaaaataaatgtaaatatgttAACTAGAAAGTATTGAAGATATCAGTTTGAATGCTTAAATGTATGTTCACTTATGAGCATCAAAATATATTCCTGTAGGTCCCGAAATGCTGTCTTACTATTTGTTGCCAGCACTGTTCTTTCTCCACAGCCACACCGGGCGTTCTGAAGTACTGGGCCTTTCTCAGAAGACTGTAACGCACCTGAAGTCGGAAATGCTGCAGAGCCACCGAGTTTAGTCTGGTGCTGCCAGAAAGAAAACCTAGAGTTTAAGTGTCCAGAACTGTTTTGTGAACTTGTCTGTTGTTTTAAATGGAGTACCTGTGTAATCGTGTTGTTACATGTTGAGCACTGAGGACACTCTTAGCGAGAGGACATGTTTTTGCCTTAATTCCAGTGCTGCGGCGATGCCTTTGACCACAATCTTGGTGCCTGGGCAGCAGTCTCGACAGTCCTGCTGCCATCCTGACTGTAGCCTCTGGTCACGTGCTTCAGTCTCCCAGCTGGCATATCTCTCTTGGTGTGTCTCACCCATGGTTTATATTCTCTCCATGGTGACATTTACCAACAGCTACacacttttattaataaaaggTAGTGTAGCCACATTTAACTTTGTGTTCAGAGCATCCTTCCTTAGCTAAGGCATGGCGGTGCGTGTCCCTGCCTGGGAGGGCCTTGAAGCAGGTTGGGAGCCTGCTGCTCCAGCACAGATGCTGATTTTATTTTAGAGGCTGTTTTCCTCCAGGGGAAGCACAGCAGACACTAGGAAACGTGAACCAATTTCTCCGTGGGAGAAAAGTCAATCATCCATGAAAGCAAGAAGTTCAGAGACGGGAGCCGTGTGCTGCTGCACAGGGTGGGAACTGAATGCCAGCAGTCTGAAGTGATTGCCTCTCCCACAGAGATGGCCCAgccactcccctgcccccccatcccaccccccagcactgCTGCAGACTGTTGAGCGCAGGTTCTGATTCCACCCCCAGCTTCTAATGTGAAAAACCACAAACTGGCTCCAGGAACAATTTAAGTTGACTTCCTATTTTGTCCTTGTTGAAATCCAGTTTGGAGGGTGGGAGTGCTGGGGTGTAACTTTTTACTTCAAGTACAGGTTTGGCTTGAACTACAGGCAGGTGTGCATGGGCCCCGGCTTGCCATGTGTCCCAAGTTTCTGCTTCCAGTCCCTGGAAGCTCCTGGCAGGGGGCTGGAGCTGTGTTGGGCTAATCTGGTAGCAGCTCCTGATGGGTGAGATGACATGGCATTGATTAGTTTGTGGCATAAATGTTTATTCTGACTCAGCAGGCTTGCAACCAGTTTGAcccagtggatagagaatcggcctgcgaactgaaggttcctgggttccattctggtcaagagcacatgcctgggttgtgggctcgatccccagtaggggctagcaggaggcagccaatcaatgattctctctcatcattgatgtttctatctcccgctccctctctgaaatcaataaaaacatatttaaaaaaaatttttttaaagatagtctTGACTATGCCTAGATGTTGAAGGCAGAGGCCTCTTCTCTGCCCTGGTCAGGCCCAGTGGTTAGGTCACACTTAAGATGGGGGAGCAGTGGACCCCTGCTGCCCCAGGGCCTTGATTTGTGAAACAAGATGGTTGTGGCCCAGGCAAGTTTTCATAGgctatttttttctgtcatttacTTTTGCACAGATCCTTTCTAGCCTGAAATTCAGAACCATGGCCTACAGTGAAGGTGACTTAACTGGGTCACCTGCTCTAACCTCCACTCCATCCAGGTATCTGCTCACTCACTCCACTCCACTGAGGTTTCTGCTCACTCACTCCATTCACCTCCATTCCATTCAGGTTTCTGCTCATTCCACTCCAGGTATCTGTTGATAAACCCTCTCTGCCCAACGTGATTCTTTGACCTCAATCATGTTTTTCAGAGTGCCTTAATTAACCTTGAGTGTCCTCACAGCCCTCAATAGCATTTTTGCTTTTCCATGAGCATGGTTTTCCACTAGTGGCTTCTTTAATGTATTGGGTTCTGGTTCTTTTTCGTTTCTGTCTCAACAAGGAACCCCACTTTCAGCATCTGGAACTGCTCACATCACTCAGGCAGAGACAGCTTATGAACTCTAGTGAGAGCCTATAAATTCTAataatcgtgtgtgtgtgtgtacacgcatgcacacagctgtgttttattgttttgagtTGTGTCTTAGAGAAATTCTTAACCTTCAGGGGGTCTTGTCTGCAACTCAAGGGACATGTTGAGCTCAGGTACCTGGGCACCCAGGGAAAAGGCAGAGCTTGTGTTGCACAACATGAGTTGGTCACGAAGGCTGCTCTGTAAACCCGCCTCT is drawn from Myotis daubentonii chromosome 3, mMyoDau2.1, whole genome shotgun sequence and contains these coding sequences:
- the DUSP22 gene encoding dual specificity protein phosphatase 22 isoform X7, with product MTVTDFGWEDALHTVRAGRSCANPNLGFQRQLQEFEKHEVHEYRQWLKEEYGESPLRDAEEARNILGDLVCGVPPHLGGQEGRLAKKVDPGSYPGPPQPCLRPFHSVFPKFLHCLEAARCPQCHLPLRVSLHVCVCVCVCLCMRLFACVSV
- the DUSP22 gene encoding dual specificity protein phosphatase 22 isoform X6 — protein: MGNGMNKILPGLYIGNFKDARDAEQLSRNKVTHILSVHDSARPMLEGVKYLCIPAADSPSQNLTRHFKESIKFIHECRLRGEGCLVHCLAGVSRSVTLVIAYIMTVTDFGWEDALHTVRAGRSCANPNLGFQRQLQEFEKHEVHEYRQWLKEEYGESPLRDAEEARNILATPGVLKYWAFLRRL
- the DUSP22 gene encoding dual specificity protein phosphatase 22 isoform X1 translates to MGNGMNKILPGLYIGNFKDARDAEQLSRNKVTHILSVHDSARPMLEGVKYLCIPAADSPSQNLTRHFKESIKFIHECRLRGEGCLVHCLAGVSRSVTLVIAYIMTVTDFGWEDALHTVRAGRSCANPNLGFQRQLQEFEKHEVHEYRQWLKEEYGESPLRDAEEARNILGDLVCGVPPHLGGQEGRLAKKVDPGSYPGPPQPCLRPFHSVFPKFLHCLEAARCPQCHLPLRVSLHVCVCVCVCLCMRLFACVSV
- the DUSP22 gene encoding dual specificity protein phosphatase 22 isoform X5, encoding MGNGMNKILPGLYIGNFKDARDAEQLSRNKVTHILSVHDSARPMLEGVKYLCIPAADSPSQNLTRHFKESIKFIHECRLRGEGCLVHCLAGVSRSVTLVIAYIMTVTDFGWEDALHTVRAGRSCANPNLGFQRQLQEFEKHEVHEYRQWLKEEYGESPLRDAEEARNILALFFLHSHTGRSEVLGLSQKTVTHLKSEMLQSHRV
- the DUSP22 gene encoding dual specificity protein phosphatase 22 isoform X2, with the translated sequence MGNGMNKILPGLYIGNFKDARDAEQLSRNKVTHILSVHDSARPMLEGVKYLCIPAADSPSQNLTRHFKESIKFIHECRLRGEGCLVHCLAGVSRSVTLVIAYIMTVTDFGWEDALHTVRAGRSCANPNLGFQRQLQEFEKHEVHEYRQWLKEEYGESPLRDAEEARNILGDLVCGVPPHLGGQEGRLAKKVDPGSYPGPPQPCLRPFHSVFPKFLHCLEAARCPQCHLPLRPHRAF
- the DUSP22 gene encoding dual specificity protein phosphatase 22 isoform X4; protein product: MGNGMNKILPGLYIGNFKDARDAEQLSRNKVTHILSVHDSARPMLEGVKYLCIPAADSPSQNLTRHFKESIKFIHECRLRGEGCLVHCLAGVSRSVTLVIAYIMTVTDFGWEDALHTVRAGRSCANPNLGFQRQLQEFEKHEVHEYRQWLKEEYGESPLRDAEEARNILGKYKEQGRTEAPPSAWRESSFQALPPLAYSKYPTET
- the DUSP22 gene encoding dual specificity protein phosphatase 22 isoform X3 gives rise to the protein MLEGVKYLCIPAADSPSQNLTRHFKESIKFIHECRLRGEGCLVHCLAGVSRSVTLVIAYIMTVTDFGWEDALHTVRAGRSCANPNLGFQRQLQEFEKHEVHEYRQWLKEEYGESPLRDAEEARNILGDLVCGVPPHLGGQEGRLAKKVDPGSYPGPPQPCLRPFHSVFPKFLHCLEAARCPQCHLPLRVSLHVCVCVCVCLCMRLFACVSV